From the genome of Solanum pennellii chromosome 6, SPENNV200:
GCACTAGACAGTTTCTCCTTGGTGCTGCCATCAGGGGTTTTTGCTGAGTTAGTTGCTTTTTCCTTCTGGTTCCCACTCTCTTTAACCTTTGATGAACTAGATTTTAGCTTCTCCGAACCATTGGCACCGGACTTACCACCACTTTGGGGGGTTTTGGTTTTGGACTTGTTGGCAGCTTTAACTGTTTCTTGCTTAGACTTGTTGGCAGTTGTTGATGGAGCATCTTGCCTGGACTTGGATTTGGGAGTACTACTACTAACATCTTTAGACCTGGCAGATGGCTTTTCAGTATCAACTGATTTGCCAGTGCTCCTTTTGGATTGAGCCCCAGACTTGCTGCTGGTTGTGTCATCAGCTTTCCCGGCAGATTTTGAGGTGCCATCTTTCAAGTTGAGTTTACCCTTGGATTTCTGTCCAGATTTAGCTGTCGCCTCTTTTGACTTGCTGCAAAAAGAACCCCACCATTGGTACCATTAGGCTTTCAAAATGTCAGATGTTAATATGTCACACAAACACATGGTTAAGGAGATTATACCAACCTTTTAGGTGAAGCATCCATTTCATGCTTTAGTGATGGTTCAGCATTCCTAGGTTTTTTCTTCTTATGACTGACATATCAAAAACAGGGTCAAAGTTAAACAAAGAATAGTCATACTGCTAACTTCACTTGGAAGATTTCTGTCCTTTCTTTACCTAACACAATGAATAGAATGAATGTTAAAAGTACTTCTACACAGAGATTGAAAAAAGAGAGTAAATCGCaactacaaaaatattataatttaataacacAATGAGTACAAACATCAAATTGAGTATTGGTTTCACTTTGCTCATCGAAGAAGAATTTCCATGTAATAAAGGAAATCACTACCACTCATATCAACGTACTTACCACTTCTCCTACAGTTAGCAGAATATTTGGAAACAGAACAAGGAAATCAAGAAATTGCTTTTTTTGCTTATAATAGCATCCCatgtatcacaaaaaaaatgaaactataGGCTGGACAAAGATATCAAACCCAAAAAACATCAAAGGTACACAAAAAATAGCACAACACAGCAATAAGAATCTTGTGCTGTTTCTTCAGTTGGGACATACTAGCAAGTGGTTATAATGCTAAACAGACACATGTAGATGAAAAAATGCAAAAGGATTTCATAAAAGGGAGACAATTCAGATCACTTGGCTCAAATCGAGTAAGCATCTTCAGGTGAAAATAAATGAGTCAaaaccaaataaagaaaatggTGATTAATGGCCAGGCTTACCTTTCCGGAGCTGCTGCATCAGCACTGGCTACTTGCTCCTGCCAACAAATGCATCCTAATGTATCAAAGAAACATAACCATAATAAATGCAAATATAGTCAGTAACTAACCTCTTCTGACATATTATCATCTTCAACAAGTTCCCAGCGTTCCTTCAAGAGATTCAATTTTTCTGTCTCTCCATCAGTATAGTCAAcctaataagaaaaaaattaatcaaacataTGAGTGTTACATCAAGGGAACAATTCCATTTCTTGAAACAGAAAACAAACTGCACTCACTGTGAACTTCTTCCTGGAAGAATCATAATTGCTAACCGTCCCTTCATAAAATCTGTGACAACAAAtcagataaaaaaattatcccaACTAATACAGAACTGGAAACTTTCTCAGATACAGTGAACTCAAAATAACAGTAATTCCAAACTATCATGTCAAGAATGAGGAAGGAAAAAATTGTTCCACAGCATAAAAGAAGACGAGCACTTACAGTTCATCTAACGGCCACCATACTCTGATCTTTCTACCAACCAGATTCTTATCACATTGCACAGTCTCTGTTACCTGTCAAGTAATAGCAGCGGCGCAAACCACTGATTAATCACACGGGAGTACTGAAGGGCCTAAGCAGTCCGTCAAGATAGCTTTCTTAGTGCATTAAATATACACGAACAATCAAAAATAAGTGACTAAGAATGTCAGTAACACAGAAGAGGACAGAAGGAGAAATAAGGCAGTAATGCCTGTAAACACGCAAAAACAATAACAGAAGTATACTAGCACTAAACATGTCGCAACAAATGGTAATTTGCTACAAACTTTCTATATAACCACTATTGGcttttataataatatcatcaattgGAAGAAATGATCAACTAAAAtcaattttcaagttcaaaataTAAGCATCATAGCACAGAAAAATAGAGCATTAGTATCAAAACAAGCCCAGGATAAAATGGGAAAACATGAACagtatttttatcaaaatgaacAGTAATTTGAAATGCTTACCCTGTCCTTGCCTGAAGAAGGCTTTTTCTTTGCACTTGTGTCAGTCTCATCTTCGTCGCTTATATGTTTAGTTGAATTGTCGGGAGACTCGGGCGTAGGCACACTCTTCTGCACAACTTGCCTACTCCCCTGCACAACGAAATAACAACTGATGAGACAGACATGGAGGGATCATGGTAAGTACCCGGAAGTAAAATTGAACAAGCTCAGTCGTAAGAATTACAGAAACAGGAAACGTGCATAGCACATCAAAATACTATCTCGAATAAAATGTGCACTATACATGAAATCAATAATGTAAAATGCTTACCCTGCCCTTGCTTGAAGAACGCTTTCTCTTTGTAGTGGTCCTGGGAATTTCCTCTTCGTTATCTTCATCATGTTTAACAGAGCGATCAGGAGACTCTTGTGAAGGCAACGTCTCCTGCACAGTGAAATTGACTACTAATAAGACGTACAGGGACACATTGGTAGTCCAATAGGGAGATGAATTTACACTGAGAGGAGATAATTATTGAACATCatattaacttaaaaatttaGTAAGTTTTTACCTGACTAGCTTTTCCATGTCCACGTTTTTTGCTATCTTCCTTGTTTCTCGCAGATGGACCAACCTGACTCTTATTCTTGGTATCAACCTTCTTACCCGATTGCTTCAGCTTTTTAGCCTCGGTATCACTGGTGGATCCACCTTTCTCCTTACGACAAGGTTCTAAAGGAGTCTTCTTCAAAGGGCGCCTCACCTGCTTAACTTCCAAGTCACTTCCAGCTTCAATTTCCTTCTTAGACTCACTGTCTTCTTGATTTAAGTTGTCCTCCATTGGGAGACCACCCTTCTTCAGTGCAATCTCTTCAGGAAGGCTCTGATCTTGGGATGGAGGAGCAACATCCACAACTTCCTCCTCAGATTCTTTGGGTGCAGAGTGCTGATTAGTTTCTGGTTCCTTCTCCAACAGATTGGACTGCTCAACCACTGGATCTTCAGAAGCTGAACTATGGTCATCTTTGTTTTGATCATTCTGATGATCTTGAAGCTTCTCAATTTCTTTTCCACTTCCTTCAGGAGCTTGGTGAGAAGATTCTGCTGAGTTTATTGAAGAGACTGTCTTCCTTCCTCTCTTCTTAGAAGGTTGCTCTGACTTGGGCTCTGACTTCATAGACTTGGGCTCCGACTTTGTAGACTTTTCAACCCTTGAATGATCAGATTCAGATGGTATCTTTGAAGCATCATGGAGATCCACCTCATCATGAGCTCCAGCCTTCATCAGCGATTCTGTTTCAGAAGTCAATCTCACATTCTCCAAACTACCACCATTGCTTGTGATTGATTTGGGAGATCCATTCACAGCAGGATCAGTATCTTCCAAACATGCCTCATCCCTTCCGCTCTCAGCCGTCTGAACAAACAAGAAAAGTTTCTGACTAAATACCTTTAACTGGCCCATTCAGACAATATTTGGTTAAAGATGAAAGTtgcaattttgaaatttcactTGAGGAAAAACTGAAGCTCTCTAAGAGAACCCATTACAGGTGGAGTTCAGATGGTGAACAAATTTGTAACACAAATATTGACAtgcaaataatatttcattattttgcaAGTTTTTATGTCCAACAACAACTAGAAAATATACAAACTACATGCCTGGACTGCTTCGCCTGAAGATGCTGGACCCACTTTGCTTCCACCATcctaaatgttataaggattcAAAGGCAATATAAAACAAAGTTGAGACAAAAGTTCTGGGAAAATTACTAAAGTAAGTTATCCAAAGCCTCACACCTGAGTTGCCTGAGCAGCCTCTGGAAGTTCAGCCAACTTGACTTCAGTGACCTAAAAAAACATCAAtaccaaatcccttagaatggGGGTATAAGGGTAATTTACATTGTTTGCAGTACTAAATAGCACCAGACCTTCCAAGTCATTCTTGTGcaaaaaaaattgcaacaaTATCAGGTCAGAACCAATAACATtgacaaaaggaaaaaatggcTTTCAATTCCTGATGTGTGACAGTTTGACATGGGAAGACAACAAAGTCTATTTTTCTTCTCACAAACATATATAgcttaaaatgatatataaccAAATGGTCAATCATTATAACAAGTGAAATGGCCACATTCAATATGACTAAACGGAAAAAATTGGGCATGCTTTGCAGCCCCGTCTTTCACCAAGAGCCATGCATAAATAACTATCCTTTCTCAATGCAAACAAGAGAGATATTAACTATCATTCTGAATGCAAAATATCCAGATATCTTCCAATAAAACAGCAGAATTTCAGCAGTAACCGTGTTTGTAAATATGGACAAATACAGAGATGAAATTTGTAAGTAATCGGGCTCATTTTTGGGGGAAACATAGAGAATTATACTATTCCAACAAGTCGGTCTCCATGCATGGAAAAATTGAAGCAAAGCGCAAACGACAGAAGAAGCACAAGTACTGTTTGGAAAGAAACTGACAAACATGTGTGGTCCTTTATTACACACACACAGGAGCAAAGAAAATGCATATAAGGGTTTAAACAGGGATAGGAAAGAGATGTTTAAACTTGATGAGCATCAACACAGCATCACCACTATCAAGCCAGCAGATATTAGCTCAACCCACAACTTACGCACAAGAAAGGGTTATTATCTTAGACTCCATACACTATGCAGGAACATGTAAATGTGACTTTAGACTTAATGTTCATCTAGACAGATGATAGTCCAGCAGCAGAAGTTCAGACACAGAATAACTTAGAAGTAAAGGTACACTAACCAATTGGTCCTTAGAAGCACTGTCATTAATACCATCAACAGCTGGAAGAGTCCCTTCCAAGACTGAAGTAACAATCTTATTGTACTCATTTAAGGAGATTTGCAATGATTCTACTGCTTGAGGCAAGTAAGGCTTAAGCTTCGCAGCACAGTTTGCAAATACTGTCTCTCCCAACCTTTTAGCAACTGGTGTGACATCCTGAAACAAAAGTATTAATATTTAGCACTATCACGAGACTAGAGAGACCTAAGAggtataaaatatgaaaagaatatcATCTCTTCAACCACAACATACCGCATTGTCCTTTTTAACACTAGCCAATAGAGGGGTCAGCAATTCCAAGGATACTTCTTCGCTCTCTTCCAGCACAAGAGTCATGATTGTTGCCATGGATGAAAAAACATTTTCAGAGTGATCCTCTCTGAAAGTGAAAGTCAACGAATGAACAACACATTAACTATTACAAACTAAAATGTTCGATAGGAATTAGCatacaaaataataagaaaaatcaagagcCTTACATGTGGTAGAGAACATACATCAAAGTATTGCATAATCAACATTAACCATCTATTTGACAGATTTTAATCAAGCATCATCCAGTTAAACCAGTGCAGCAAGTAATTTTAACAAGTCCAATATCAATATAAAAGTGAGCAGTAGAGCAAACATGGTTTTGAATGTATTGACAGAGGGGTAAGTTTTCCAAAGTTGATGTACACTGTTGGAAGAAAAAACATGACATCCATTCAAGTTCCAATATATTTAGGTGCAAAATCTTCCAACTTGCTACTGTTTTATATATAGCTACCAAGGGCGCGTAACGAACTTTTGGATAAGCTTCTAAATATTTTCTggaggaaaagaaaaacatgtCCAACAAATCTGTTGTTCCCAGAAGTTCATGTTGTTTCAACAATAAAATCAGAGAAATACCCACAGGGGAAACTTTTAACCCaaattattttgagaatttttcATGCTGGTGAATTACCAATTGAATATCTTCAAACAATGCTGTAATTCTGACATATAACTTATCAGTAAAAAGTATCTTTTAAGAGCTAGGAGTAATCATTTCAATTTACTCCTGAAGGTTTAGCAAATTGGATATAAAAAAACAGACCAAATAACCCTGCTCAGATATAATCTCAAATCCATGCAAATTCAAGAACTTGTAAGTAGCGCCTAGCTTGTAAATTATGTTTCACGTGGTTGGAAAGAAAACTTCTTAACTAGAAGCTCCACTAAAAAACACAACCAGACATGAGAAGCTCACAATCACATAAATCTAAATCACGTTTCAATGGAATGTGAGGTATTATTTACTCCAGATGTATTCTCTAAAACCATGGTTATGTCTAAAAGAACAATCCAAGTTAGGCCTTATCAAAAAAAATCCAGTTTGGGATTAAAGAAACATGACATACCAGAAATCTTTAACTAAACACATTATAGAAACAATATAACTGTTGAAACAATATATTGGTAATACCTTATAGCTTTAAGGAAGTGCTGAAACATCTCAGTGATGAGCCCATCACATTCTAGATCCAGCATGACAACACATGACCTGACTTTGGCCACTGTCTCAAGGATCATCACCCTCTTATTATAAGATCTGCTAGACTGGTCATCCAGATTCTCAAAAGACGACACAATTAATTGAAAGATATCCTGTATCAAACAAATGGAATGTTATTGAAGAACTGACAGAAGGAAGAAGAATGAGAAAGCAGATTTCTCATACCTTCATTTTGTCGTCATCATATGGAGCGTCTGGTGCAGTAATTCTAGTTATCTCACTAATACAAGAAGCAACTGCGACCTTCACATCAACATCAGAATGCCTCAAGAGATCATTTGCAACCAATGCCTTCATCAATGGAGAAAGTGCATCATGCATTGATTTCGCTGGTGACTGCTCCACTTTAGACAGGGAAGACTCTACTTGCTTAAAGCAGACAAAACCAAAAGTATATCAAGAGTAGGCAAGAAAAAGACCGTGCATGAGTTTCAGTAAATGAAACATTATATGTTAATTGCAAAATTAACAGTGAAACCCAAAATCTGCCAAAACAAACAGTCAAAATAACTTCTGTTTTGTTATACCAACGGTATCTATTGATATATGGGTAATGTACGAAATATCTGTAATGATGGGAAAGAgtacatcaaaaaaaaaaagtcagcAAGTGTAAAGGACCTGCTAAGTCAACCAAGTCTCCACCTCTAAAACTAAGCAAGAATATAAACTTCGACCCATGATTAACTACACTGTCCTTCCTTAAGTTCAAAAGGCTCTAGCTTTTCCTTTTCTCCATGTAACCAACCATATTACTGCAGGGTAAAATTCCAAACaaatttttagaagaaaaaggaTCTCCTATCTAGAAGTCAATGACCCACTTAAAAAACAAGGGGAATAACAGCCAACTTGATCCTCTTTACTACAGATCATGTTAAGGTACCTCATAGAGTCTCGCACATCGATTAAGTGATGACGATTAGCTGGCCCCAATTTTATCCGCACAGGCTAAAGGTTTTTGTATTTTCCCAAAAGAATTATGGCAGCATAAAATCACACAAACCAAATCTTCTAAACAATAATCTGCAGGACGTATTCATAAAGTCTCATTGTTATAGCCAGAATAGGTGGTCTGCATCTGCGTGTTATCAAGGAAAATACCAGGAAACTCATGGTTCCAAATTAGTATCTGTCACTGCTTATCGTTCTTTAACCAGCAATACAAAGATGCACAGTCAGATTTTCTCtaaaaactaaaatgacaatTAATTTATGAGATTGTTAAACACAAATCAATGCATGTAAACTTTGACTAGGGGAAGACACCCACAAAAGGAAACTTATTTCATTGTGGCTTCTCCATTAAGATGGGGGGTTAAATCAATAAACCATTTGCATAAGAAAATCACCACTTCAGAAAGAAAACTAATGTTGCCCATACTCTGTTCCTTGAGAAACCCTCTAGGAAAAGCCAACGGGATTTTCAAGTACAACTAGAAAAGCCTCAAAGGGGAAACACACAGCATGCCCACAGCCTTACTATCTTTCAGCATAAATATTGACTGTTATTTAATACCCAGAGATTGCCAAGAGTATCTATtacttcttccatttttttcattttcactttccTACAAATTGTCAGGCTGTCAGGCacttatcaaataaaaagaatgtTGTACTTATTACCCGCCAACCCAATTATCTCTCTGGAATTTTCAGATACCatcatttgaaataattatcaaaaataaaaagctCCACCAGGAGATGTCAAGATTACACAGACTACATCCTGTTCAAATTATTTAACTATGGACATGCTCATATGTCTCACCAGCAAACCACAAAACTCTAGGACCCAAACAAAAAATTGCGACTGATGTATACATCACAcgcaacaacaacatacccagtaaTATTCCACATCCCACAGGGGGGTCTGGAAAAAAGAGGGTGGCCCTAGTGGCAATGCCCATCAATTGCAAACCATAATGCTTCAAGATAGTTTCAACCAGACTCTCTAAACAGAGTCCGCCAGTTAacaggaaaaaatgaaaaattaccAGAATACAGAAATTGCTTATAAAAAAGACGTGCCAAAATATTTCCAAATAGGCAGagacaaaatatcaaaataaatttaaaagaaacattAGGAAAAGCATGAATTTTAAAAGCAGTACTTTCATTAAGCAGGATAGTTCAACTCAATGGCGAACTGGAACAGCGGGTAGGCCATTAAgaattaaatttgaagaatagTAAAGGACTTGCATCAAACAAGAGGAAAGGGAACATATGGCAATCATCCAGGGTGGAGGataacaaataaagaaagatttttaatcatatttagaATAATTAAAAGTTGTCAGCTTCTACCTCACTATCAAAACAAAGCAAAAGCTAATAACAGTATTCTAGGGCTCTATATAGAGTAAGAATCAAAATACTGTCCTGGGAGATAACATCGTATACATCACGAGAAAGAGAAACGACAACAACATAACACTGTAATTCCACAAGTTGGGTCTAGGGAGGGTGGTGTGTGTGTAGACCTACCACTAACTTGTGAAGATATTGGTAAGGCTGTTACCAATCAAGAAGGgctttttaaatcatattttgaataaCTAAAATTGGGAGGCTGAGATCCAATAGTTGATGCACAGGGTGAAACAAAGGAAAGCAGAATTACAGGTGCTAGGCTGGCTGTTCAATGCATGCATTTACCATGTCTGGATTGAGCAGAATGCTAGAAAATTTCAACAACACCAGCAGGAATGCAAGCATAGAGCCAGAAGAATCATCCCCCAACTTCACGCAAAAGGACAACAACAGACCAtatgtgtgtgggggggggggccTTCAAAGATTAGACAGATAGCTAGAATTGTGGAGTAGAAACTGATAGAATAGCTAGCTTAATGAGGATTGTAAAAGAGTGAGGAATTAGAATAGCTAACTGGTGTACTATTTCCATACTGGCTGAATAAAAGTTAAGTTTTCAACCAAAAGAAAGTTTATAGCCTTTACTTccttatcaaaataaattagaagTTGATAACAGTGTTCAACAAGGGCAGATCTAGGGTAATCAACAAGGGCAGAGCTACAGCGGTGCTAGGGTAATCAACAAGGGCATAGCTACAGCAGTGCTAGGGTAATCAACAAGGGCATAGCTACGGCGGTGCTAGGGTAATCAACAAGGGCAAAGCTACAGCGGTGCTAGGGTAATCAACAAGGGCAGAGCTACAGCGGTGCTAGGGTAATCAACAAGGGCATAGCTACGGCTGTGCTAGGGTAATCAACAAGGGCAGAGCTGCGGCGGTACTAGGGTAATCAACAAGGGCAGAGCTGCGGCGGTGCTAGGGTAATCAGCCGAACATCATTAGCCTTAAATACTAGTTTCTATTTCTATATATAGAATTTTGAACACCCTTTGACAAAACCGAGAGCAGAGGTCACCAGTCAAGGGTGTACACACATACCTCCCAGATGTGGGATGCTCAGGTTCAATGCCCTGGAGTCAACACATAGTTCAATTATTTTGTAGGCTTCCAAGTTTTATTCTTTGAATCTAGCCCTAATTAGCTCTAAAGTAACGCGGAGCAtcatacaaaaacagaaactcAACCGGAGAATTACTTAAACAAACATCTAAAACAATTCGAAGTAGCCCAAAAATGGTATGAAATAGTtcaagataacaaaaaaaaaaactaaacataaaatctaaaaaaaacatCATACCGATTATACTAAAACAGAATTCACaaccaaaataaacaaaaatgcttACGTCAAGCAAACGGAGGAGTTCTTCAAGTGAAGAAGGAGGCTCAATCAGCTTGTTCCCAGCAACAGCAATCTGCTCTTC
Proteins encoded in this window:
- the LOC107023113 gene encoding muscle M-line assembly protein unc-89, which produces MAPFDKELEEQIAVAGNKLIEPPSSLEELLRLLDQVESSLSKVEQSPAKSMHDALSPLMKALVANDLLRHSDVDVKVAVASCISEITRITAPDAPYDDDKMKDIFQLIVSSFENLDDQSSRSYNKRVMILETVAKVRSCVVMLDLECDGLITEMFQHFLKAIREDHSENVFSSMATIMTLVLEESEEVSLELLTPLLASVKKDNADVTPVAKRLGETVFANCAAKLKPYLPQAVESLQISLNEYNKIVTSVLEGTLPAVDGINDSASKDQLVTEVKLAELPEAAQATQDGGSKVGPASSGEAVQTAESGRDEACLEDTDPAVNGSPKSITSNGGSLENVRLTSETESLMKAGAHDEVDLHDASKIPSESDHSRVEKSTKSEPKSMKSEPKSEQPSKKRGRKTVSSINSAESSHQAPEGSGKEIEKLQDHQNDQNKDDHSSASEDPVVEQSNLLEKEPETNQHSAPKESEEEVVDVAPPSQDQSLPEEIALKKGGLPMEDNLNQEDSESKKEIEAGSDLEVKQVRRPLKKTPLEPCRKEKGGSTSDTEAKKLKQSGKKVDTKNKSQVGPSARNKEDSKKRGHGKASQETLPSQESPDRSVKHDEDNEEEIPRTTTKRKRSSSKGRGSRQVVQKSVPTPESPDNSTKHISDEDETDTSAKKKPSSGKDRVTETVQCDKNLVGRKIRVWWPLDELFYEGTVSNYDSSRKKFTVDYTDGETEKLNLLKERWELVEDDNMSEEEQVASADAAAPESHKKKKPRNAEPSLKHEMDASPKSKSKEATAKSGQKSKGKLNLKDGTSKSAGKADDTTSSKSGAQSKRSTGKSVDTEKPSARSKDVSSSTPKSKSRQDAPSTTANKSKQETVKAANKSKTKTPQSGGKSGANGSEKLKSSSSKVKESGNQKEKATNSAKTPDGSTKEKLSSASKERQSEPKSGKKRARGKN